The sequence TGAGATTGTTGGGCTTGAGGGCTAAAGCCTCTTCGGTTGCAGTAGCGTATTCGGCAAACGCCCCAAACCCACATTCCGACAGGTCACCAAACACGTGATCGCCGACCTGAAAGCGTGTCACCGCTTGGCCGACAGCCTCAACCGTCCCCGCCACATCAAACCCAAGCACCTTAATGTTTGGCTTCAGCAGGCCCCCGAACATCAGCCGCGCGAGAAACGGACTGCCCCGCATCAAATGCCAGTCGCCCGCATTGACCGATGCCGCCTGAACTCGCACCAGCACCGTGTTCGCCTTAACCCCAGGCCGATCTATCTCTGTGAGCCGTAACACCTCTGTCGGGCCGTATTTGGCCTGGGTAATCGCTTTCATGGTCGTATCCTCTAGATGAACTTACAGCGTAAGCCCAGCATAAACTTACGCTGTATGTAACAATGAGTTATGAACAACAAAACTTAGCAATCGAGCTTAGTTTTGAGCTGTTTCGGTGTGACCGTAATCAGATCACGATGGTGGAGAAAACCAGTTCGGGAAAGTTAGAGCGTCTTCCCCTGAGTCGAGAGCGAATATTGCAGACGGCGCTCCGTTTAGCCGATGAAGGCGGACTGGAGTCGCTCTCTATGCGAAAGCTGGCGAAGGCCCTAGGTGTTAAGGCCATGTCGTTGTACAACCACATTACAAACAGAGATGATCTGATCGATGGCATCGTCGATAGCGTGGTGAGTGAAATAGAGGTGCCCAACCCTGGCGCTGATTGGAAGATGGCCATGCGTCAGCGAGCCATTTCTGCCCATGAGGTGCTGCTGCGCCATCCCTGGGCCACAATGCCGCTGGTGTCGCGGATCAATGTAGGGCCAGCCATGCTGCGCTACGTGGACTCAACGCTAGGGTGCCTAAAAGAAGCAGGCTTTTCGTTTGAAATGGCCGACCATGTCTGGAATGCTATCGATAGCCATATCTACGGATTTACGCTTCAGGAGCTAAACTTTCCCATCGAAGCGTCGGACTATTCAGACGTTGCCGCAGATTACCTCTCGCAGATCCCTAGCGATCGATATCCTTATATGAATCAGCTGACGCACCAGGTGATTCAGGGCGACTATGATGGCCTGCATAACTTTGAGTTTGGTCTAGACCTCATTCTCGATGGCCTAGACCGGCTACCAAAATGACCTGGCTAGCTCTCTGTGTAGTGCGTTCTGCTGCTCCGGCACGATGTCATTTTTTGCTGCCAATTTCCGGAATATGGGCATTAGTTGGGGAAGATTAGCCAAGATGCAGTGAACAGTCTCACAATTAAACGACACGTTGACTTTGATTTCTGTGATGAAAATTTGGTCGTTTGGCTTGGTGTTTCCCGCGCTGATCTTAACGGCTACGACGGTGTTGGCCCAGGCCCCTAGGGCGGCGGGCTTAGAGTTGCCGTCAACCTTTAATGCGTATGGGATGTATAGCTTTGACGTTGAACCCGGAGCTGTCGCCGTTGACGTTTTCCATGCATCGCCGTTGTTTTTGGGTAACACAGCCTATTAGCCAGGATTTTGATCATGAAAAGACCGTTTAGATCGCTATCCGTTCCTGTTTCAGTCGCTGCGCTGATCGGGGCCGTCGGGCTGATGGTGGGCTGTACCAACACCGCTCCTGCCACCCAAACCGTGCTCGATCAAGCTGGCCTAAAAGAGTCCGCTCATTCCCTAGATCAGCTGGGGCTTCAGCAAAACATGCCTTATAAGGATGCCCGCGATCGCTTACTTCGGCAGGGCTGGGAGCCTCGCACCGATGGCGATGCGCCAAACCTCAGCGATGCCACCGTCCGAGAGCTGGTTAATTTGGGCTACCCAGAAGTCAAAGACTGCGCGGGGACAGGCCTGGGACCTTGTCGTTTTGAATTTGTGAATGAAGCTGGAGATGTCTTTGTCGTCTCGACCATTCAAAACGGCTCTGGCACTAATCGAGAACGCTTCGTTCTGAGCTGGGGTTTGGACGAGGCGATCGCTCAATCTACCGACGCAGCGCCTCCATTTTTTGGGGAACGCTATTTTAATTTCTACGGCGGCAATAGCACTGAACAGTCCATTATTATCGAGCTAGATGGCTCTACGACGATTCGTGCTCACGGCACGGTCAGCAGTTCTGTCCTCTATCGTGGTCCGTTCTCTAACCCCATTCTGACTAGCGAAGGAGACTGGCTACAGATCGACGGCGATCGGATATCTATAGTGTCGGCCAGTGGCCAGGTTATGCAGGGCTGTAACGGTGAGAATGAGCTTTGTGAGTCGGCCCTTTACGAAGCCACACCCTCGGCTTTGATTCCGGATGGGTACTACGTGATGGGGGGTACCGCTCAGGGACTAGAAGTCGCGGGCGATCGGTACCGCTACTACGATGAGATGGGGCACTACGACTGGCACCCGCTTTCAGATCTAACCCTGAGTCAAGACAATGTGATCTTCGATGGGGAACATTACTGGTGCATGCTCCCTGACGTTGAGGCGGGTGTCTGTACTGAAGCAGGCTGGCGATCGCTGTCAGAAAGCCTGTCTGAGTAGGAGCTAAGACGGGACAGCTTTTCAAGGTGCTGGAGGTCTTTGGGCTTACCCGCTGACCTTATGTTTTTTTAGCATCGGTCACCAGAGAACGACCAAAACCCTTTTAAACACGGGGGGTGATCGTTCTGCTTGAAAGCTGGTGACAAGATTCGAACTTGCGACCGGCTGATTACAAATCAGCTGCTCTACCAACTGAGCTACACCAGCAAAAGCATACCTAGTATAGCAATGTAATCGGGTAGCTTTATAACCAAACTTGCGTTCTAAGGGCCGACCTCGTCGGCAGTTTCTAGTTCGGGGGCGGGCTCCATCGGCGCAATGGTGCCATCGTCTTCCTTGAACACAAGCCGCAGCAAAGGGGGAGCCATAAACGTGGTGAAGATCACCATCACAATAATGGCTGCATCGAGCGACTCGGTCAGCACACCACTGGCGGCTCCGACTCCGGCAAATACCAGGCCCACTTCGCCTCGGGGAATCATGCCCACGCCAACCGCTAGGCGGTTGATGCCGGGTTGGCCAAAGATTGCAAAGCCTGCAATCACCTTGCCGACCACGGCCACCACCACCAAGAACGAGGCAATCACTAGCCCAGCTCGATTGGCAGGCTCTAGCGGGTTGAGCACGCTCAAGTCGGTACGAGCCCCTACGGTGATGAAGAAAATGGGCACCAGCATGTCGGCGATTGGGCTAATTTGCTCCTCTAGCTCTTTGTGTTTAGAGGTTTCGGCCAAGATCAACCCGGCGGCAAAGGCACCCAAAATGGCCTCAAGCTGGATTGCAGCAGCGATATAGGCCAACACAAAGGCAAAAATTAATGAGCTAATCAGCACCTGGCCTCGGGTGCGCATCTGGTTGACCACCATGACGAAGTAGGGGCTGAGCAATCGACCAATGAGAATTGACCCGACTAAAAATGTGGCGGCTCCAGCAATTAAGTAGACGACGTTGAGAATTTCAATCTCACCAGTTTTGGCCAGGCTAGCCACTACCGCCAGCACAATAATGCCCAGCACGTCGTCCAGCACGGCGGCCCCAATGATGATCTGCCCTTCCTTGGAGCTGAGCTTTTGCATTTCGGCCAGCACCTTGGCGGTAATACCAATGCTGGTAGCGGTCAGAGCGGCTCCGGCAAAGACGGCAGGAATGGTGTCAATCCCAAACAGCACAATTAACCCAGCGGTGCCCGCAGCGAAGGGGGCAACCACGCCTACGATCGCCACCACCGCCGCCTGAGGGCCAACTCGAATCAATTCCTTCAGGTCAGATTCAAGGCCAATTTCAAAGAGCAGAATGATTACCCCCAACTCGGCCAGGATGGAGATCACCTCGCTTTCGCCCCGAAATACCTGGAGCAGGCCCTCGGGTTCTAAGCCGGTGGTCATGCCGACTAGGTTCATCAGCAGAGACTGCACCTCGCCGCCGCCCTCGGGGAAGACAATCAGATGCAGGGCCGACACGCCGACGATGACGCCGCCTACAAGTTCACCGAGGACAGCGGGCAGGTTAATGCGAGCGCACAACTCGCCACCAAGTTTGGCAGCAAGATAAACCACAATTAGGCTGAGCAGCACGCTGGCTAGCACTAGGGGTTCGATCTCGGTCTCTGACACCTCTGCTAGCCAGGGGCTAGTCAGAGGCCTGAGACATATATCACTGCTTTGAATACCGGTAATCAGGTCGCTGCCGATGAGGCCACTCATCCAATTTGCCATGCAGACCGCTCTAACTCGTCCTGTCCAATGTACATGAGATTTCTCTTGCTGTAGAGTTCACAGAAATCGTTCCAGCAGCAGTTTGGCGAGTGGCAACCGGGCTAGGGGAAAACACGGTGGGATAAAGAGGGCATCTGGCGTCGCACCTGGGCAATGCGATCGGGGGTGATTTCGGCGATCGCAACGCCCTTCTCAACGCCAGCGTCGGCCAGCACCATACCCCAGGGGTCGATAATCATGGCGTGCCCGTGGGACTGACGGCGAGCGTTATGGAATCCGGTTTGGGCCGGGGCGATCACATAACAGGTATTTTCGATGGCGCGGGCCTGTAACAGCACCTGCCAGTGGTCTTTGCCCGTGAACTCAGTAAAGGCAGCGGGCACCACCAGCACCTCGGCCCCCTGCTGCGATAGATGGCGGTACAGCTCTGGAAAGCGCACGTCGTAGCACACCGAAAGGCCCAAAATACCAAAGTCTTTAGAGGGAAAGACATCGGGCAGCAGATGGCTAGAGATTACTGTGTTTGACTCGCGGTAGGTGTTACCGTCGGGCAGGTTGACATCAAACAGGTGCACTTTTTCGTAGCGCAGCAGCTCTTGACCCTCGGGCGAAACCAGCAGGGCTGTATTGAACACCTTGCCCTCTTTCGCCGGGACGGGATAGCCACCGCCAATCAGGGTGACTTGATAGCGCTGGGCCATGGTTTTGAGAAAGGCTTCGCTGGCCTGGCTGATGGTCTCAGCCTGGGCAATTTTGGCGTCTTCATCGCCCAAAAACGAAAAGTTTTCGGGCAAACTAATCAGCTCTGCCCCTTGACGCACCGCCAAATCAATCAATTCTTCGGCCTGGGCCAAATTTTTAGCCAAATCTGGCACACTAGTCATCTGAACGGCGGCGACCCGATACGCTCTCATAAATTACCTGGCTGGAGTTGAGGAATCGTGGAACATCTGCGTTCCATGACCTTCAATTTTATTCGCTCAGGGGAACGGTTTGCCCAGTTAGCCAAAAACAGCCTGGGAATGACTGCGGGCTAAGGCTGAGTAACCATAATCTCTATGGCCTGGGCTTGGGTTCTGAGGGTGACCGGGGCAGAGACAGGCAGAGTCACGGGGCGATCGCCCTGTACATCCCGCAGCCCCGTCAGCAGCCAAGGCTGGTTCGCAGCTTCGGGGGCAGTCAGGGCCAAAAATTGGTTGGCATAAACCACCTGGGCCATAGTCAGCGCCCCTTGGTCGCTGCGGGGTAAAACGAGGGTCGCCCGGTCGCCAGCCAGCTCTACGGTGGCCAAGCCATCCGCCGATTGCCCAACCAGGCGACCGGCGGGATCTGGAGTGAAGGTAAAGGCCGGGTCTGAAGCCGCTAGTGCCTGTTGGAGATCGGCTAGGGCGGCAGCCGGGCGGGCCACAGCTTGGCGGGCCAGGGCGATCGCCTGGTTGCCCCGGTATTCCTCAGCTTTAGCCTGGGCCTGGGCAAAGTTGGCGTCATCGCTGGGCACGCTTTCTAGGGCCGCGATCGCCTCACCCCAGAGATCGCTCACCTGCTGCCACTCGGCTGGGCTCTGGGCCGTCTGGGCAGCAACGGCAGCCTGCCAGCCCAGGGCAGTACCCTGCTGCCAGGGTGCCGGGGAGAGAGAGTTGAGGGTGATCTGGGGCTCAGTAGGGTCGTAGCCCGGAGAAAAGAGGCCCAGGAGAGCGATCGCGATCGCTCCAACCCCGCCAATGCTCCAAAACAGAGAAAACTTCCGTAGGTTCTGCACCATAGCCACGCACCACAAGTAGACCTTTAGGTTTTCGGTGGTGTTGGGGTGACAACCGGGAACTTTTAGCGACAGAGTGGATTGCAGCAGTTGATTGGGTTGCCTGCTGCAATCAGAGCCTCTTTTTAGGCCAAATCCTAACTGAATACCCCCTACGGGGTTCCTGATTATGAATCGGAGTTTCCCAACTCGGATTTCGTATTAGGCTTATAACTCAACCCTCCCTCGGCTTAAGTCAAGCAGCTCAGATCGCCCGCTTTCTGGCTAAACAGCAGATTTTCGCGGTAGTCTACCGGACAGTCAATCACCGCCGGTACATCGTCTTCTAGAGCCGTTTTTAGCGTCGGAATAAAGTCTTCAGCCGACTCGATCCGATAGCCCTTCAGCCCCATGGCTTCTGCCAGCTTCACAAAGTCAGGGTTGGTGAAGTGAATATAGGTTGACTCGCCATAGTAGTTCATCTGCTTCCACTCGATTAGCCCGTAGCCGCCATCATTAAAGATGATGGTGACAAAGGGCGTGCCCACCCGTAGAGCCGTTTCGAGTTCCTGGCAGTTCATCATAAAGCCGCCGTCGCCGGTCACCGCCACCACCTTGCGGTTGGGGTGCACCAGCTTGGCCGCCAGTGCCCCCGGCAAGGCAATGCCCATGGC is a genomic window of Nodosilinea sp. E11 containing:
- a CDS encoding carbon-nitrogen hydrolase family protein, with translation MRAYRVAAVQMTSVPDLAKNLAQAEELIDLAVRQGAELISLPENFSFLGDEDAKIAQAETISQASEAFLKTMAQRYQVTLIGGGYPVPAKEGKVFNTALLVSPEGQELLRYEKVHLFDVNLPDGNTYRESNTVISSHLLPDVFPSKDFGILGLSVCYDVRFPELYRHLSQQGAEVLVVPAAFTEFTGKDHWQVLLQARAIENTCYVIAPAQTGFHNARRQSHGHAMIIDPWGMVLADAGVEKGVAIAEITPDRIAQVRRQMPSLSHRVFP
- a CDS encoding cation:proton antiporter, with amino-acid sequence MANWMSGLIGSDLITGIQSSDICLRPLTSPWLAEVSETEIEPLVLASVLLSLIVVYLAAKLGGELCARINLPAVLGELVGGVIVGVSALHLIVFPEGGGEVQSLLMNLVGMTTGLEPEGLLQVFRGESEVISILAELGVIILLFEIGLESDLKELIRVGPQAAVVAIVGVVAPFAAGTAGLIVLFGIDTIPAVFAGAALTATSIGITAKVLAEMQKLSSKEGQIIIGAAVLDDVLGIIVLAVVASLAKTGEIEILNVVYLIAGAATFLVGSILIGRLLSPYFVMVVNQMRTRGQVLISSLIFAFVLAYIAAAIQLEAILGAFAAGLILAETSKHKELEEQISPIADMLVPIFFITVGARTDLSVLNPLEPANRAGLVIASFLVVVAVVGKVIAGFAIFGQPGINRLAVGVGMIPRGEVGLVFAGVGAASGVLTESLDAAIIVMVIFTTFMAPPLLRLVFKEDDGTIAPMEPAPELETADEVGP
- a CDS encoding TetR/AcrR family transcriptional regulator, whose translation is MVEKTSSGKLERLPLSRERILQTALRLADEGGLESLSMRKLAKALGVKAMSLYNHITNRDDLIDGIVDSVVSEIEVPNPGADWKMAMRQRAISAHEVLLRHPWATMPLVSRINVGPAMLRYVDSTLGCLKEAGFSFEMADHVWNAIDSHIYGFTLQELNFPIEASDYSDVAADYLSQIPSDRYPYMNQLTHQVIQGDYDGLHNFEFGLDLILDGLDRLPK